The nucleotide window TGAATGAGTTTATTCAAAACCACCGATTTTCCTTAGAAGTTTTATGGGTTCTTGTTTTGGAGATGGGGTATATGATGCCGTATCTTCTAAAGCTAAAACAAAAATTAGGTTTACCAACAAGACACCCATTTTGTCATGGCTACAAAAACCATTACCAAAGAAGCATTACAAGAAGATGTCGTCGTGAATGCGGCTTCGCATCTCGAAGGATTTTATCGCAAACACCAAAAACCCATTCTGATTGGGCTTGCAGCATTGATTGTTCTGGTTGCAGCTTATTTCTTGTGGGATTGGTACAAAGGTTCTCAGAACACCACTGCAGCCGAGAAAATCGGTTTTGCTGTTCAACAATTCGAGTTGGGCGAATACAAAAAAGCTCTGGATGGTGCTGGTTCAAATGCTGGATTGCTCAAAATAGCAAGTGAGTTTGGTTCGACGGAAACGGGCAATTTGGCGCATTATTATGCTGCCGTGGCTTATGACAACCTGAACAACCGGAAAAAAGCGCTTGAACACTACGAAGCGTTTGATAAAGGGAGCAATTTAATTGGTGCTTCGGCGTATGCTGGAGAAGCGGCCATTCAAGAAGACGTCAATAAAAATTATACGAAGGCTGCCGAGTTGTACCAAAAGGCCGCCAATACGTATCCTGACGAGTCTTCGGCACCCGAATATTTGAGGAAAGCCGCTCGGAATTACGAGAAAGCAAAGGACTTCAAATCAGCAAAATCTGCATATGAACAAATTAAGGAAAAATATCCGAAATCTTCCGTAGCGGCGGACTTGGACTTTTTCCTTGGAAGAATCGAAGCGCTGGCCCGCTAAAATTCACGGGAAGCGGCAGGGCATATTTGTCGTTGAGGGTCGGTGGTTCTATATTGTACCACCGATTTTTTTTATAGGGTTAATTACAAATTGTACATGGCAACGCTCAAACATTTATTAATTGTGGACGACGAGCGGGCTATTCGTCGTACCCTTAGAGAAATCTTAGAGTTTGAAGGATACGCCATTGATGAGGCAGAAGATGGCGTGGCTGCACTCGAAAAAATGCGTAAGGGTCGTTATGATATGGCCCTTTTAGACATTAAAATGCCGAAAATGGATGGTCTCGAAGTACTTAAAACCATTGCGAGCGAGCAACCAGAGTTGCCCATCGTGATGATTTCGGGGCATGGAAATGTAGAAACCGCTGTAGAATCTACCCGATTGGGTGCGGTTGACTTTTTGGAAAAGCCTCCAGACTTGAACCGCCTATTGGTTACCATTCGTAATGCCTTGGTTCGGGGAAAACTTGTTGTCGAAAACAAGCGGATGAAGCAAACGCTGGTAGAACAGCAACACGCCGGCGTTACGCCTATCATCGGAGACAGTAAACCCATCCAACTGATCAAGAAAACCATTGAGCGAGTAGCACCCACCGAGGCGCGGGTCTTGGTAACGGGCGAACCCGGAACCGGAAAAGAATTGGTGGCGCGTTGGTTGCATAAGCTCTCCCGACGGGCCGAAGCCCCACTCATCGAGGTGAATTGTGCGGCCATTCCAAGTGAACTCATCGAGAGTGAACTTTTTGGCCATGAAAAAGGCTCCTTTACGGGCGCACATGACCGTAAATTGGGTAAATTTGAACAGGCCAATGGCGGGACTCTCTTCTTGGATGAAATTGGCGATATGAGTTTACCTGCTCAAGCCAAGATGCTGCGGGCACTTCAGGAAGGCATTATTACCCGTGTGGGCGGAGATCGGGCTATTTCGGTGGATGTGCGGGTGGTGGCGGCCACCAATAAAGACCTGAATGAGGCGATTCGGGAAAAAAGTTTTCGACAGGACTTGTTCGATCGCTTAAATGTAATCCCAATTCATGTACCGCCATTGCGCGAGCGCCGCGAGGACATTCCGGCTATTGCAACTTTTGTCTTAGAAAAACAGGCCGCACGCAACCGAATGACCAATAAATCGTTTTCCCCTAAAGCAATGACCTTGATGCGGCAATACGATTGGCGGGGGAACATTCGTGAATTGTACAATGTGGTTGAACGGCTGCTCATTTTATCGAATGCAGACCAGATTGAAGCCGAAGATGTGGAGCATTTTGTAACCCCCTATTCTGTGCAGAAAGATGCAATTGGAGGACTTCTGGAGCGTTATAATGACTTTGCCGAATTCCGTGATGCAGCCGAGAAACTTTTTATTGAGCGCAAATTGAATCAATTTGATTGGAATATTTCTAAAACGGCGGAGGAAATCGGGATACAACGTTCCCACTTGTACAATAAAATTAGCAAATATGGGATAGAACGCGCCCAAGACTAAACATGTTATGAATTTAATAGATGTTGAGCAACTTACGCGGCACTACCAAACACAAGGCGGCGTATTAGAAGTATTAAAAGGGGTTTCGTTTTCCGTTTCACAGGGCGAGGTGGTTGCGGTTGTGGGGCAAAGTGGTGCAGGTAAAAGTACGTTGTTGCATATTTTGGGGACGTTAGATCGCCCCACTTCTGGTCAAGTTCGGTTTAATGGCGAAGATGTTTTTGCACAGAAAGAAGAGGAGTTGGCGCGGTTCCGAAACAAGAGGATTGGCTTTGTTTTTCAATTTCATCATCTTTTACCGGAGTTTACAGCGCTTGAAAATGTTGCAATGCCAGCCTTGATCCGTAATAAATCCATGGTGCAAGTAGAGGCTCGTGCAAAGGAACTCATGGCCTTACTTGGACTTAAATATCGCTCCACCCATCGTCCGGGCCAGCTTTCTGGTGGCGAGCAACAACGGGTGGCCATGGCTCGTGCATTGATGAATGAGCCAGATTTGATCTTGGCCGACGAGCCGACGGGAAATTTGGACATTCGGACTGCGGCAACCTTGCATGAGGAAATTGTACGCTTGAGCAGGGAAATGAACCAGACGTTTATCATTGTTACCCATAATCCAGCCCTTGCTCAAATGGCAGATCGGGTTCTCCGTATGGAGGATGGGTTTATTTTTGAACAACTTAGAGGAAGTGAAAATGGGCAAATTGCTTAATTTTATCTCGTCGGTCTCCGCTATTGGTGCGCTTTTGGCCTATGTAATTATAAAGTTCGATGCTCCAATTTTGCAAGCTGAGGCCACCACTTTTTTACCGCTGCTGATTGGGGTGGCGATTGTATCGGGCATTGCAGGCTTTTTTGTGAAAGCGGTTTGGCGCATGACCACCATTGCTGCGTTTCTTATTGGCCTGTTATTGGCCTATCTATACGCACAAAATATACTCTAAGACGTCGCTGATAGGGCGTTGTGCTTGGGGGCTATACAATCTTTGCAACCTGTTTACCTTACTTAAATGGACGAAATGATCGCTTTAGATGTTGTGGATGTTTCTGGGGGGTATGTTGACGCGCCAGTTGATCCCACTTTAGACCTTTTTGCCGAAATTGATCGGATGAAAAAGGCCAAAAATGCCGTAATCTTGGCACACTATTACCAAGAGCCGGATATTCAGGATTTGGCAGATTATGTAGGTGATTCCTTGGGATTAGCCCGCCAAGCTGCTGGAACCAATGCGGACATCATTCTGTTTGCAGGGGTTCACTTTATGGCAGAAACCGCAAAAATTCTGTCTCCTCAAAAAAAGGTGATTTTACCAGATCTCAATGCGGGTTGTTCTTTGGCTGATTCTTGCCCACCGGATGAATTTACGGCCTTTCGCGCACAATATCCCGATCATTTGGTGATCTCCTACATCAATTGCTCGGCGGCGATCAAGGCCCAAACGGACATTATCGTTACATCGTCCAATGCAGAACACATTATCCGGCAATTACCTCTCGATCAGAAGATCATTTTTGCACCGGATAAAAACCTTGGCCGTTATATTTCTAAGGTGACAGGTCGCGACATGGTACTTTGGGATGGTTCTTGCATCGTCCACGAAGTGTTTAGCGAGCAACAAATTGTCCGGCTGAAGGTAAGCCATCCAAGTGCATTGGTTTTAGCGCACCCAGAATGCGAAGAAGCCGTTTTACGCCATGCCGATTACATTGGCTCGACCACCGGCATTTTAAAATATGCCCAAAACAGCCCAGAAAAGCAGTTTATTGTGGCAACAGAGGCCGGAATTTTGCACCAGATGGAAAAATCTTGCCCCGATAAAACCTTTATTGCTGCGCCTCCCAATAATGGTTGTAGCTGTAACGAATGTCCGCACATGAAGCTCAATACCCTCGAAAAAGTTTACCTCTGTTTAAAGTACGAACTGCCGGAGTTACAAATGGAGGAGGCTACACGGATCCGTGCACTTGCCCCGATCCAGCGGATGTTAAACATGAGCAGCGCTATTGGTTAACCTGCAAGTTTGGGTTTGATCTGACCACCTGATCCGTTTTTTGATCCGAAATGGGCATATTCCGCACTCGTGAAAGTTGGCTTTATGGCATTTTAGCGCTTGTTTTGTGGCCATTTCCATTGGTAGGCGTTCTGCATGTAGAATCCTGCGCCATTATCGCTTTAGTTGGGTTTTATGTATCGGGTTGGCGGGCGGTAAAAGACTTTAAGGTCAACACCGCTTTCTTTTCCGTCCTGTTCCGCCAAGTAGTTTTATTGTTAATACCATTGGTGTGTGGCTTATCGTCCATGCTTTGGCGACCCAATTGTGGCTGGCTAGATGGTTTATTGTTTTTTATGCTCTTCCCCGTAATTTCGGTTGTTTTTGGTATTTCGTTGGCATGGGCAATCACGGGATTTGAGGTCAAGCGGCCATTTCGGGTTTACGTTCTGGTTTCGCTGATCCCTCTTTTGGGCGGATTGGTGTTTGATTTAGGTTTTCACCCCCAATTCTATACGTATAACCATGTTTTTGGCGGCGTTCTTGGCCCAATCTATGATGAGGAATTGGCGATTAGAACGGGATTGTATGTTTTCCGATTGTTGACCTTGCTTTGGGTGGGTGCATTTTGGATCATAGGCCAATCAAAACGTAAAGGAACTTCGTTTTACGGCAAACTGGCAGTTATGGGCTTGCTCCTTCTTATGGGGTATCTTTTTCGGGACGTATTGGGGTTTAATACGACCCATGCGACAATAGCAAAGGCGCTAAAAGGGATTTATCACACACCCCATTTTGAAATTTACTACGACCCTTCTGAGATCTCGGCGGCGCGAATGAAAATTGTGGCGAAAGAGCATGAATTCCGGTATATGCAATTTGCAGAAACCCTTCAGGTACAAGTTCCTACAAAAATTCGTAGCTATTTGTATCCATCACCAGAGAAAAAAGCCGAACTAACGGGCGCACGTTACACCAATGTCGCACCTGTTTGGCTTGCGCAACCACAAATACACGTCCTATGGTCTTCCTACGAGGGCGTGATGCCTCACGAATTGGCGCATGTATTTTCGCGCGAATTTGCTTTGCCAGTTGTGCGTGCTACGTTTTTGGTGGGATTGATTGAGGGATTTGCGGTAGCTGTTGAGCCGCCAGAGGGCATGCCGGAACCACACGACCAAGTAGCGGCCATTCTTCTTGACCCCAAAACCGCACAATGGCTGGGTGAGGATCTTTCGCTTGCTGTGGCTGAAAAATTGAGTCCAACCGGATTTTGGCGTGGTCGGGGAGCCGTTTCTTATACCACAATGGGTTCTTTTGTGAGGTTTTTGATAGACCGTTATGGCATATCGAAAATAAAGCAAGTTTATGCTTGGGGGAATTTTGAAGGGGTTTATCAAAAAAGTGTTTATGACCTTACCAAAGAATGGATGACCTTCCTCCAAAAACGCACCGCAAGTGGGGCTGAGGTAGCATTTGCGCGAACACGCTTTTCTCGTCCGTCATTGTTTGAGCAAATGTGTCCGCACTTTCTGCCAAATTACGTAAAATTAACCACACAAGCCCAACGTGCATTGTTGGCGAAAGACCTCCCGACAGCCCTCCGATTAAGCGGGCGTGTCATGCAAGAACGTCCAGGTTTTGAGCCGGCTTATCAGGTTTGGGGGGCAGCTTCCTTACCAGATTCACCCCGAAAAGTGCTTGAAAAACTAAAACTTTTACAATACGCCACATGGCTTACCTACCGTCAGCGCGGGGATTCCTATGCCTTGCTGGGGGATACCCTCCAAGCACGTAAAATGTGGGACGAGGCTCTGGTTAGAATACCGCCTTTTTCGTTTGTATCGCAAACCCGAATGACACGGAGAGCCGATTTTTTGAGGTTCCCGCATTTGCTCAAAAGCGTGCTTTCCCAAAAAACAACACCGGAAACGATTGCGCAACTCTTCGAGCAAAATCTTACCACACCGTTATGGCTACGGGTCTATGTCGCAGATCGCTATGTAGAGGAAGAACGCTGGAAAGAAGCGGCTACATGGCTTGAGGCTGTGGTGGCTTCCGAGCAGTCTGGGCTTTTCCGCGATGCCGTCTCATTAGACTTAGGTAGATGGTTGTTATGGTCGGGACAAATCCAGAAAGCCGTGAAGTTGTTGCAGCCCTATGCAGAAAAACCAGCGAAAAATCCTATCCAAAAACAACTCCAAGATTTAAAATTACAAGCCGATTGGTGGCGTCCTTAAGAAGCGTAACAAGGACTGTGCTTAGCATTGGCGTACTCCACCAGTGAGGTAACGCCTGACGGATGGTGTGGTAAGGTATTATTTAGCAAGAAACTTTTCTACATTCAAGAAGGAAAAGAGTGGGGGAAAGCAATTATGAAAAACGAACCCCCGTCATCGAAAGGGAACCCGCAAGAAGTTGGTCGTTAAACAAGGTCAAGTGATCCGTTTTTTGCTTCAGTCCAAGGCAATATACCAACGGGAAAAAATGGTCTGGCGTCGGAATGGCAAGTCGGAGGTCAGTTCCTTGTTTATTGTAATGTAGCAAGACCGTGAGGTCATCTTCCAAAATGGCCTTGTTCATGCGTGCCCGAGCTTCATGCGCCCAATCATAGCCAAACCCCACTTCGTTGATCTTAGTAAAATCAGCTTTTTGGAGATTGTGAACCATATTCCCGCTCCCAACGATTAAAACGCCGCGTTTGCGAAGGGGTTGAAGCATTTTGGCCAAGTCATAATGGTATTGCGCCGGACGGTGATAATCTATGCTCATTTCGATCACTGGGATATTTGCGTTCGGGTATAGATGTTTAAGTACACTCCATGCGCCATGATCTAACCCCCAATGTGTATCCAATTCCACCATATTGGGAGGGAGCAATTCTTGTACCTTTTTGGCCAGTTCTGGGCTTCCTGGGGCGGGGTACTGAACTTCATACAATTCAGGGGGAAAGCCATACATGTCATGGATGGTTCTTGGTTTATCCATTGCTGTGACGTGCGTTCCGTTGGTAAGCCAATGTGCCGAGATACATAAAATGGCCTTTGGTAGGGGTAGATGTCGTGCCTGTTCGCGGAATCCGGCTACAAATTCGTTCTCCACAATGGCGTTCATGGGGTTTCCATGACCAATAAACAACATGGGCATCAAGGGCGTGGTAGGGAATTGTGTGCTAAAGGCATTTAATTCTTGGAGTGGGCGCATAAGTCCTAAATCGTCTTGAAGGATATTAAAAAAGCCCTGCATCGCGAACGAAACAGGGCTTGTGGCGTGGGGGGGAATCGAACCCCCGACCTTAGGGTTATGAATCCTACGCTCTAACCATCTGAGCTACCGCGCCGTATTCAGATTGCCAAAATAGGTATTTTCCCGTATCTTGCGCAATACGTTCATCATCAAATCAAATAATTTCATGGAGTGGGCCGGTATTATTGGGCAGAAACGGGTTCAGGAAACGCTTTCACAAGCCCTTAAGTCGGGACGTATTGCACAAGCATACCTTTTTTACGGTCCAGAAGGGGTTGGTAAGCAAGCCATTGCCCTATACTTTGCAGCGGCCTTGCAGTGTTCTGTGGAAGAATTGGACGCTCCGGAAGCCTCTTTGGGTTTTCGTAAGGCTAGAAAGGGCCTGCACCCAGATGTCCATGTGTTTTTTCCGACACCCAAAGAAACCGACGAAAAAGACCTTGCAGAACGGCTAAGGCTTCTGTACGAAGACCCTTATCGGCATGTGGATCCAGTCCGGTTACCAGAGGTTGGGATGGGAAAAAAGGGCGGAAAACAGGCATTTTATGCCGTCGAAAGGATTAATGAAGGGGTTAAGCCCCGCGTAAAATACCATCCAAGCGAAGGTAAATTACAAGTGGTGATTTTGTTGGAGGCGGACTATTTGCGGGTGGAGGCGGCAAATGCCTTTCTGAAAATTCTGGAAGAACCCAATGCCCACACCGTGTTTATTTTAACCTCTAGCAGGCCAGAGAGACTCCTTGCCACCATCATTTCAAGATGTCAACAAGTGCGGTTCGATCCTTTAAAAACCGACGAATTGGCAGTAGCCTTGCAAATACGGGTAGGTCTAAAGCAGGAAGAAGCGCAACTTTTTGCCCGAAT belongs to Rhodothermia bacterium and includes:
- a CDS encoding tetratricopeptide repeat protein, whose amino-acid sequence is MATKTITKEALQEDVVVNAASHLEGFYRKHQKPILIGLAALIVLVAAYFLWDWYKGSQNTTAAEKIGFAVQQFELGEYKKALDGAGSNAGLLKIASEFGSTETGNLAHYYAAVAYDNLNNRKKALEHYEAFDKGSNLIGASAYAGEAAIQEDVNKNYTKAAELYQKAANTYPDESSAPEYLRKAARNYEKAKDFKSAKSAYEQIKEKYPKSSVAADLDFFLGRIEALAR
- a CDS encoding sigma-54-dependent Fis family transcriptional regulator, coding for MATLKHLLIVDDERAIRRTLREILEFEGYAIDEAEDGVAALEKMRKGRYDMALLDIKMPKMDGLEVLKTIASEQPELPIVMISGHGNVETAVESTRLGAVDFLEKPPDLNRLLVTIRNALVRGKLVVENKRMKQTLVEQQHAGVTPIIGDSKPIQLIKKTIERVAPTEARVLVTGEPGTGKELVARWLHKLSRRAEAPLIEVNCAAIPSELIESELFGHEKGSFTGAHDRKLGKFEQANGGTLFLDEIGDMSLPAQAKMLRALQEGIITRVGGDRAISVDVRVVAATNKDLNEAIREKSFRQDLFDRLNVIPIHVPPLRERREDIPAIATFVLEKQAARNRMTNKSFSPKAMTLMRQYDWRGNIRELYNVVERLLILSNADQIEAEDVEHFVTPYSVQKDAIGGLLERYNDFAEFRDAAEKLFIERKLNQFDWNISKTAEEIGIQRSHLYNKISKYGIERAQD
- a CDS encoding ABC transporter ATP-binding protein gives rise to the protein MNLIDVEQLTRHYQTQGGVLEVLKGVSFSVSQGEVVAVVGQSGAGKSTLLHILGTLDRPTSGQVRFNGEDVFAQKEEELARFRNKRIGFVFQFHHLLPEFTALENVAMPALIRNKSMVQVEARAKELMALLGLKYRSTHRPGQLSGGEQQRVAMARALMNEPDLILADEPTGNLDIRTAATLHEEIVRLSREMNQTFIIVTHNPALAQMADRVLRMEDGFIFEQLRGSENGQIA
- the nadA gene encoding quinolinate synthase NadA translates to MDEMIALDVVDVSGGYVDAPVDPTLDLFAEIDRMKKAKNAVILAHYYQEPDIQDLADYVGDSLGLARQAAGTNADIILFAGVHFMAETAKILSPQKKVILPDLNAGCSLADSCPPDEFTAFRAQYPDHLVISYINCSAAIKAQTDIIVTSSNAEHIIRQLPLDQKIIFAPDKNLGRYISKVTGRDMVLWDGSCIVHEVFSEQQIVRLKVSHPSALVLAHPECEEAVLRHADYIGSTTGILKYAQNSPEKQFIVATEAGILHQMEKSCPDKTFIAAPPNNGCSCNECPHMKLNTLEKVYLCLKYELPELQMEEATRIRALAPIQRMLNMSSAIG
- the ygiD gene encoding 4,5-DOPA dioxygenase extradiol — encoded protein: MRPLQELNAFSTQFPTTPLMPMLFIGHGNPMNAIVENEFVAGFREQARHLPLPKAILCISAHWLTNGTHVTAMDKPRTIHDMYGFPPELYEVQYPAPGSPELAKKVQELLPPNMVELDTHWGLDHGAWSVLKHLYPNANIPVIEMSIDYHRPAQYHYDLAKMLQPLRKRGVLIVGSGNMVHNLQKADFTKINEVGFGYDWAHEARARMNKAILEDDLTVLLHYNKQGTDLRLAIPTPDHFFPLVYCLGLKQKTDHLTLFNDQLLAGSLSMTGVRFS
- a CDS encoding DNA polymerase III subunit delta', yielding MEWAGIIGQKRVQETLSQALKSGRIAQAYLFYGPEGVGKQAIALYFAAALQCSVEELDAPEASLGFRKARKGLHPDVHVFFPTPKETDEKDLAERLRLLYEDPYRHVDPVRLPEVGMGKKGGKQAFYAVERINEGVKPRVKYHPSEGKLQVVILLEADYLRVEAANAFLKILEEPNAHTVFILTSSRPERLLATIISRCQQVRFDPLKTDELAVALQIRVGLKQEEAQLFARMANGSFNKAMTLAADTEIRMLREMVVNYFRAVYSRNINQVADFHEQMTKMGRDGLKNLIRLMLLWVRDLTTFQASNKTENLINVDFAEVITRFCNGVPQAQTDVMAEVLEEAHTLIERNVNEALILVVLQEKLFQAMRGNRVCNLYTPLVAVD